The Virgibacillus phasianinus genome includes a window with the following:
- a CDS encoding NADP-dependent oxidoreductase: protein MKAIVIEAYGSSDQLIEKEVPIPALEDKQVLVELHATSINPIDWKLREGYLQEKLPFNFPIILGWDAAGIVKDVGSNVTNFQIGDHVFARPKTTENGTYADYTAIDEDLLAKMPENLSFEEAASVPLAGLTAWQCLVDFSSIKAGDKVLIHAGSGGVGSFAIQIAKSFGAYAASTASGKNEAFLKELGVDKFINYKEENFEEVIEDFDIVVDTMGGDIQEKSFDVLKKGGKLVSIAQPPDEKNAELKGIKAGFVWLEPSGKQLAELGRLIKHEQVHTTIGHTFEFSQDGLREAHKLSETHHAKGKIVIKIR, encoded by the coding sequence ATGAAAGCAATTGTTATTGAAGCATACGGTTCTTCGGATCAATTAATCGAAAAAGAAGTTCCAATTCCTGCTTTAGAAGATAAGCAAGTATTGGTGGAGCTTCATGCAACATCCATCAATCCAATCGACTGGAAATTGCGTGAAGGTTATCTGCAGGAAAAATTGCCGTTTAACTTTCCAATTATACTAGGCTGGGACGCTGCCGGAATTGTAAAGGATGTAGGAAGCAACGTTACAAACTTCCAAATCGGTGATCATGTATTCGCCAGACCGAAAACCACAGAAAATGGTACTTATGCTGACTATACAGCTATTGATGAGGATCTTTTAGCGAAAATGCCTGAAAATCTTTCTTTCGAAGAGGCGGCGTCAGTTCCGCTTGCGGGTTTAACAGCATGGCAATGCCTAGTTGACTTTTCTTCGATAAAAGCTGGTGATAAAGTTCTTATTCATGCTGGTTCAGGCGGAGTCGGCAGCTTTGCAATACAGATTGCTAAAAGTTTCGGTGCATACGCGGCTTCAACTGCCAGTGGCAAGAATGAAGCGTTTCTAAAAGAGCTTGGAGTGGATAAATTTATTAATTACAAAGAGGAAAACTTTGAGGAAGTTATCGAAGATTTTGATATTGTTGTCGATACAATGGGCGGCGATATTCAGGAGAAGAGTTTCGACGTACTGAAAAAGGGTGGAAAGTTAGTATCCATTGCGCAGCCTCCGGACGAAAAGAATGCGGAATTAAAAGGAATAAAAGCTGGTTTTGTCTGGTTAGAACCCAGCGGTAAACAACTCGCAGAACTTGGCAGATTAATTAAACACGAACAAGTTCATACAACAATCGGTCACACTTTCGAATTCAGTCAAGATGGGCTGCGTGAAGCGCATAAATTAAGTGAAACCCATCATGCAAAAGGAAAAATTGTTATAAAAATAAGATAA
- a CDS encoding SDR family oxidoreductase codes for MEHIYLMTGYPGFLASSLIRQLIDDHQQDIKHIHLLVLPSQEKKAREEIKSFANKNSIPANIFSIVIGDITESGLAISSEVNESLQKSVTHVFHLAAIYDLAVPKELAFDVNVNGTKNVNCWVKTLDKLVRYTYFSTAYVSGTREGKIYEHELSMGQTFRNHYEQTKYEAELLVENEKSSVPTTIIRPSIVKGNSKTGETIKFDGMYFMLNFLDHLRFLPIMTYLGDGEPEGNFVPSDYVLKAVSYLATATAGEGKTYHLTDPRPYKMRELHKMLSESYLGKTPRGQVPLSLAKNALSVARIRKWLQVEKEAMDYFEIMSSYDCSQAVADLEGSGIKCPDLKDTIEPMIRFYRKYKHDFGKQIEIR; via the coding sequence ATGGAACATATTTATCTCATGACAGGTTACCCAGGTTTTCTTGCTTCAAGCTTAATTCGCCAACTCATCGACGACCACCAACAGGACATCAAACATATTCACTTGTTGGTGTTACCTTCCCAGGAAAAGAAAGCTAGGGAGGAAATAAAAAGCTTCGCAAATAAAAATTCAATTCCAGCTAACATATTCTCCATTGTAATTGGTGATATCACAGAATCCGGACTCGCTATCTCTTCGGAAGTTAATGAGTCGTTACAGAAATCTGTCACCCATGTATTCCATCTTGCTGCAATTTATGATCTGGCTGTGCCAAAAGAGCTTGCATTTGATGTAAATGTAAACGGGACAAAAAATGTTAATTGCTGGGTTAAGACTTTGGACAAGCTTGTCCGCTATACTTATTTCAGTACTGCCTATGTTTCCGGGACACGCGAAGGCAAAATATATGAACATGAACTTTCAATGGGGCAAACATTCAGAAACCATTACGAACAAACAAAATATGAAGCAGAGTTATTGGTGGAAAATGAAAAAAGTTCTGTTCCAACAACAATTATTCGCCCAAGTATTGTGAAAGGAAATTCTAAAACAGGAGAAACAATTAAATTTGATGGCATGTATTTTATGCTTAATTTCCTCGACCACCTGCGTTTTCTTCCTATAATGACATATCTTGGTGACGGTGAGCCTGAGGGGAATTTTGTTCCTTCCGATTATGTCTTAAAGGCCGTAAGCTACCTAGCTACAGCTACCGCTGGGGAAGGAAAAACCTATCACTTAACAGATCCTAGACCTTACAAGATGAGAGAATTACACAAAATGCTATCAGAAAGTTATTTGGGTAAAACTCCAAGAGGGCAAGTTCCACTCTCGCTAGCAAAAAACGCCCTATCGGTCGCAAGGATTCGAAAATGGCTACAGGTTGAAAAAGAGGCGATGGATTATTTTGAAATCATGTCTTCCTATGATTGTTCACAGGCAGTGGCCGATTTAGAAGGGTCTGGTATAAAATGCCCAGATTTAAAAGACACAATTGAACCAATGATTCGTTTTTATCGCAAGTATAAACACGATTTCGGCAAACAGATTGAAATCAGATAA
- a CDS encoding DNA-deoxyinosine glycosylase → MTDKLTGLDPIISDDPKVLIAGSMPSEISLTNQEYYGNPRNHFWDILFELFNQETIADYQRKIEFIKQHHLVLWDVIGACHRVGSLDSKITEEEPNDILNLLDNYASIRLIACNGTKSFQTLNKNFDLEKLSNVDVLKLPSTSPIPGRYTKNFAGKVEEWKRILTYLPE, encoded by the coding sequence ATGACTGACAAACTAACTGGTCTGGATCCAATCATTTCAGATGACCCTAAGGTATTAATTGCTGGTTCAATGCCGAGTGAAATCTCACTTACGAATCAGGAATATTACGGTAATCCCCGGAATCATTTTTGGGATATTTTATTTGAATTATTTAATCAAGAAACAATTGCTGATTATCAAAGGAAAATAGAATTTATCAAACAACATCATCTTGTATTATGGGATGTAATTGGCGCGTGCCACCGGGTGGGGAGTCTTGATAGTAAAATAACGGAAGAAGAACCAAATGATATTTTAAATTTGCTGGATAACTATGCTTCCATCCGGCTTATTGCCTGTAATGGAACCAAGTCTTTTCAAACATTGAACAAGAACTTTGATTTGGAAAAACTGAGCAATGTTGATGTTCTCAAGCTTCCATCAACAAGTCCAATTCCCGGAAGGTATACAAAAAACTTTGCTGGGAAAGTGGAGGAATGGAAACGTATTTTGACTTACTTACCTGAATAG